In Pikeienuella piscinae, the sequence CATTGTCTCGATCGCGCTCATGAATGACCTGCAATAGGGTTTCTGGAGATGGGCGTCCCACGCCGCCCGATCGACATACATCTCGACAAGAAACGCCATATTCGGCTCTTCGTCGGATAGAACTACGTCAAACTGGAGGCAACCCGGCTCACTCCTCGCCGCCTCGGCGTTCACTGTCGCCAACTCCGCCCAGGTGGCGCGCATGCCTGCCTTGACTCGATGGATGGCGAGAACTGTGAACGCCGGCACGTCAGCGCCTCCGAGTAATGGCCGGACATCCGGCGACGATCTCATCAGGCAGCGTAGAGGCTAATAGTAGTTTCATCAACAACTATCATTTCTTGTTTGCGATGCGCCGAGCCGGTAAGATGGCGGCGACGGATATCGTCCACCAACCAACCGGAGGATCACTGGTGAAGGCGTTGCTACTTCGCGCTCCGAATGAGTTCGACGTCATCGAACGTTCCACGCCCCGCGCATCAAAAGATACGGCGCTGCTTCGCATCCATCGCACTGGCATATGCGCCACCGATATCGCCACGATCCGAGGGCAAAGCCGGATGGCGGTCTTTCCGATGACGCCCGGTCATGAATTCGTCGCGCGGATCGAAGAGATCGGAGCCGATGCGGACTACAAGGTAGGTGATTGGGTCACGATCTATCCGACCCAAGGATGCGGCCGCTGCGCGGCCTGTCACCGAGGCGTGCCGAATCATTGCCCTGAGTTCAGGGTATGGGGTGTGCACCGCGATGGCGGCGCCTTCGCCGAGTTGATGGCGGTTCCCATCGACCATCTGCTGCCGATCCCGGAACGTCTGCGGTGTGACGCCGGCGCCTTGATTGAGCCAACCGCTGTTGCGGTGCACGCGCTCCGACGGGCGCGCCTTCAACCGGGACAGCGTGTGGCGATCATCGGCGCGGGCGCCATCGGGCTACTGATCGCGCAGGCGGCGCGAGCCGCAGGCGCCGCGCAGGTGGTCGCGGTCGATAGGTTGCCCGCGCGCAAGGCGGTCGCGGACGCGCTCATGCTCGACGGATTCATTCTCGCCGGGGACGGAAATCTCGCTGAAGAATTGTCAGATTTCGCAGATGAACCGTTCGACATCGTTTTCGACAATGTCTGCGCCCCTTCGACGCTCGCCGCCGGCGCCGCGGCGCTGCGGATTGACGGCGCGCTCGTACTGCTCGCCTTTCCGCATGGCGACGAGGAACCGCCGATACCCTATGCGGCGGCATACCGGAAGGAGCTATCGCTCATCCTGTCGCGAAACTACGCGCGGGAGGACTTTATCGAATCCACACGATTGCTGGAGGTTGGCGCGATCGCACCGGAGGTGATGATAACCGGCCACTTCGCGCTGTCAGATTTCGCAAACGCCTATGATGAACTGCGCGATACGCCTGA encodes:
- a CDS encoding putative quinol monooxygenase, with product MPAFTVLAIHRVKAGMRATWAELATVNAEAARSEPGCLQFDVVLSDEEPNMAFLVEMYVDRAAWDAHLQKPYCRSFMSAIETMLVDRTRMLGGRVET
- a CDS encoding zinc-dependent alcohol dehydrogenase, whose protein sequence is MAGHPATISSGSVEANSSFINNYHFLFAMRRAGKMAATDIVHQPTGGSLVKALLLRAPNEFDVIERSTPRASKDTALLRIHRTGICATDIATIRGQSRMAVFPMTPGHEFVARIEEIGADADYKVGDWVTIYPTQGCGRCAACHRGVPNHCPEFRVWGVHRDGGAFAELMAVPIDHLLPIPERLRCDAGALIEPTAVAVHALRRARLQPGQRVAIIGAGAIGLLIAQAARAAGAAQVVAVDRLPARKAVADALMLDGFILAGDGNLAEELSDFADEPFDIVFDNVCAPSTLAAGAAALRIDGALVLLAFPHGDEEPPIPYAAAYRKELSLILSRNYAREDFIESTRLLEVGAIAPEVMITGHFALSDFANAYDELRDTPERHLKVLIDPQR